One genomic segment of Mauremys mutica isolate MM-2020 ecotype Southern chromosome 10, ASM2049712v1, whole genome shotgun sequence includes these proteins:
- the NEUROD1 gene encoding neurogenic differentiation factor 1, producing MTKSYSESGLMGEPQPQGPPSWTEECLSSQDEEHEADKKEEDLEAMQAETEEDSLRNGEEEDEDDDLEEEEEEEEEEEDDDQKPKRRGPKKKKMTKARMERFKLRRMKANARERNRMHGLNAALDNLRKVVPCYSKTQKLSKIETLRLAKNYIWALSEILRSGKSPDLVSFVQTLCKGLSQPTTNLVAGCLQLNPRTFLPEQSQDMPPHMQPASASFPVHPYAYQSPGLPSPPYGTMDSSHIFHVKPPHSFGAALEPFFESTLTDCTSPSFDGPLSPPLSINGNFSFKHEPSNEFDKNYAFTMHYPAATLAGASGHGSIFSGSASRCEIPIDNIMPYESHSHHERVMSAQLNAIFHD from the coding sequence ATGACCAAATCGTACAGCGAGAGCGGGCTGATgggggagccccagccccagggtcccCCGAGCTGGACTGAGGAGTGCCTCAGCTCTCAGGACGAGGAACACGAGGCGGACAAGAAGGAGGAGGATCTCGAAGCCATGCAAGCCGAGACAGAAGAGGACTCGCTGAGAAACGgcgaggaggaggatgaagacgaCGACttagaggaagaggaggaagaagaggaagaggaagaagacgATGATCAAAAGCCTAAAAGACGGGGTCCCAAGAAGAAGAAGATGACTAAGGCGCGCATGGAGAGGTTCAAGCTGAGGCGCATGAAGGCTAATGCCCGGGAGCGGAACCGCATGCACGGGCTGAATGCGGCTCTGGACAACTTGCGCAAGGTGGTGCCCTGTTACTCCAAGACGCAGAAGCTCTCCAAGATCGAGACCCTGCGCTTGGCCAAGAACTACATCTGGGCGCTCTCCGAGATCCTGCGCTCTGGCAAGAGCCCGGACCTCGTTTCATTTGTACAGACCCTGTGCAAGGGCTTGTCCCAACCCACGACCAACTTAGTAGCCGGCTGCCTCCAGCTCAACCCCAGGACTTTCCTTCCGGAGCAGAGCCAAGACATGCCGCCCCATATGCAGCCGGCCAGTGCTTCCTTCCCAGTGCACCCTTATGCCTACCAGTCCCCGGGTCTTCCCAGTCCGCCCTATGGCACCATGGACAGCTCCCATATCTTCCACGTGAAGCCTCCTCACTCGTTTGGGGCTGCTCTGGAGCCATTTTTTGAAAGCACCCTCACTGATTGCACCAGCCCTTCCTTTGACGGACCCCTCAGCCCGCCCCTCAGCATCAATGGGAACTTCTCTTTCAAACATGAACCTTCCAACGAGTTTGATAAAAATTATGCCTTTACCATGCACTATCCCGCAGCTACTCTGGCAGGAGCCTCAGGCCACGGATCAATCTTCTCTGGCTCTGCCTCTCGCTGTGAGATCCCCATAGACAACATTATGCcctatgagagccattcccatcACGAACGAGTCATGAGTGCCCAGCTCAATGCCATCTTTCACGATTAA